A genome region from Anastrepha obliqua isolate idAnaObli1 chromosome 4, idAnaObli1_1.0, whole genome shotgun sequence includes the following:
- the LOC129245532 gene encoding uncharacterized protein LOC129245532 isoform X1: MVFNILFKDRVTKPQKKMLITLLRETKYMEGKKEKEWYWEKIQAALNTIGPKKTIIQWKKCWRDMRLTTRKKLAELKRCQLAGGSPPPGIELNQEDNDIIDIVGTEYFYEEMNGELKPENFMSGFDYVPEHFCDAILTAAAVSNGQPQHMQHQKDQQHAAQQQQQQQQQQQQDHANNDGETNDAPGSSNHTDTHGGSFQTPGVGMQSHNGEHVSGSSSSQQHNSMPHLQAFHGGLHSHLLRRQQHAAAAMQRESAFEEKLLQFMQDAFPKKSKKRKNRDPDKLFLLSLYEEIKRVPEEIRLDVKGELIQVLKKYQKKPPVKQEKSQSQTHSQSSSSSSSKQSSSTANDKIQLAQHSQLSHSMYQLQKKYDKNEKEASPQSQVERVSASAVALHAQQQLPHALFQLQKKYDEGAEKVHQQNEQRKHVESSHQQHNSHQQAPAPPTGEQHLHHPQMAHSIMFPLPQIRNEQPTAQQHHPHNPHQQQPQHNPHQQQTQQHHPPTIFGTSAASSAMSTERPAMAYENVG; encoded by the exons ATG gttttcaatattttattcaagGATCGTGTAACGAAACCGCAAAAGAAGATGCTTATCACACTGTTGCGTGAAACGAAGTATATGGAGGGTAAAAAGGAAAAGGAATGGTACTGGGAAAAGATACAGGCAGCGCTAAACACTATCGGCCCGAAGAAGACCATAATACAATGGAAGAAG TGTTGGCGTGACATGCGTTTGACAACGCGAAAGAAACTTGCCGAATTGAAGCGTTGTCAACTGGCAGGAGGCTCCCCACCGCCGGGTATAGAGCTCAACCAAGAGGATAATGACATTATCGACATTGTTGGCACGGAATACTTTTACGAAGAGATGAACGGAGAATTAAAGCCCGAGAACTTTATGTCTGGCTTCGATTATGTACCCGAACATTTTTGCGATGCAATTTTAACTGCTGCGGCTGTATCCAACGGTCAGCCACAGCACATGCAACATCAAAAGGATCAGCAACATGCagcacaacaacagcagcaacaacaacaacagcagcagcaggatCATGCGAACAATGATGGTGAAACAAATGATGCGCCTGGTTCTTCGAATCACACCGACACGCATGGCGGCTCTTTTCAGACCCCCGGTGTTGGCATGCAATCACACAACGGCGAACATGTATCTGGTAGTAGTTCGTCGCAGCAACATAATTCGATGCCACATCTGCAGGCTTTTCACGGCGGCTTGCACTCGCATTTGTTGCGTCGACAGCAGCATGCTGCAGCTGCCATGCAACGTGAGTCCGCATTTGAAGAGAAACTTTTGCAATTCATGCAAGATGCATTTCCCAAGAAGAGCAAAAAACGTAAGAACCGTGATCCAGATAAGTTATTTTTACTCTCACTCTACGAGGAGATCAAACGAGTGCCCGAAGAGATACGGCTCGACGTTAAGGGGGAGCTCATACAGGTGCTAAAGAAATATCAGAAAAAGCCACCAGTAAAACAGGAAAAATCCCAGTCGCAAACGCATTCGCAATCATCATCGTCGTCGTCGAGCAAACAGAGCTCTTCAACGGCAAATGATAAAATACAACTAGCGCAGCACTCACAATTATCGCACAGCATGTATCAGTTGCAGAAGAAATATGATAAGAATGAAAAGGAAGCTTCACCACAATCGCAGGTGGAACGTGTATCTGCATCGGCAGTTGCACTACATGCGCAACAACAACTACCACATGCGCTATTCCAGCTGCAAAAGAAGTACGATGAGGGCGCCGAAAAGGTACACCAACAGAATGAGCAACGTAAACATGTAGAGAGTAGCCATCAACAGCACAATAGTCATCAGCAGGCGCCGGCGCCTCCCACCGGCGAACAGCACCTACATCATCCACAAATGGCACATAGCATTATGTTCCCATTGCCTCAGATACGCAACGAGCAACCTACAGCACAACAGCATCATCCACACAATCCCCACCAGCAACAGCCGCAACATAATCCACATCAACAACAGACGCAACAACATCATCCGCCCACCATATTCGGCACATCGGCCGCCTCCAGTGCTATGAGCACTGAACGGCCAGCCATGGCGTATGAGAATGTCGGGTGA
- the LOC129245532 gene encoding uncharacterized protein LOC129245532 isoform X2, with protein sequence MDRVTKPQKKMLITLLRETKYMEGKKEKEWYWEKIQAALNTIGPKKTIIQWKKCWRDMRLTTRKKLAELKRCQLAGGSPPPGIELNQEDNDIIDIVGTEYFYEEMNGELKPENFMSGFDYVPEHFCDAILTAAAVSNGQPQHMQHQKDQQHAAQQQQQQQQQQQQDHANNDGETNDAPGSSNHTDTHGGSFQTPGVGMQSHNGEHVSGSSSSQQHNSMPHLQAFHGGLHSHLLRRQQHAAAAMQRESAFEEKLLQFMQDAFPKKSKKRKNRDPDKLFLLSLYEEIKRVPEEIRLDVKGELIQVLKKYQKKPPVKQEKSQSQTHSQSSSSSSSKQSSSTANDKIQLAQHSQLSHSMYQLQKKYDKNEKEASPQSQVERVSASAVALHAQQQLPHALFQLQKKYDEGAEKVHQQNEQRKHVESSHQQHNSHQQAPAPPTGEQHLHHPQMAHSIMFPLPQIRNEQPTAQQHHPHNPHQQQPQHNPHQQQTQQHHPPTIFGTSAASSAMSTERPAMAYENVG encoded by the exons ATG GATCGTGTAACGAAACCGCAAAAGAAGATGCTTATCACACTGTTGCGTGAAACGAAGTATATGGAGGGTAAAAAGGAAAAGGAATGGTACTGGGAAAAGATACAGGCAGCGCTAAACACTATCGGCCCGAAGAAGACCATAATACAATGGAAGAAG TGTTGGCGTGACATGCGTTTGACAACGCGAAAGAAACTTGCCGAATTGAAGCGTTGTCAACTGGCAGGAGGCTCCCCACCGCCGGGTATAGAGCTCAACCAAGAGGATAATGACATTATCGACATTGTTGGCACGGAATACTTTTACGAAGAGATGAACGGAGAATTAAAGCCCGAGAACTTTATGTCTGGCTTCGATTATGTACCCGAACATTTTTGCGATGCAATTTTAACTGCTGCGGCTGTATCCAACGGTCAGCCACAGCACATGCAACATCAAAAGGATCAGCAACATGCagcacaacaacagcagcaacaacaacaacagcagcagcaggatCATGCGAACAATGATGGTGAAACAAATGATGCGCCTGGTTCTTCGAATCACACCGACACGCATGGCGGCTCTTTTCAGACCCCCGGTGTTGGCATGCAATCACACAACGGCGAACATGTATCTGGTAGTAGTTCGTCGCAGCAACATAATTCGATGCCACATCTGCAGGCTTTTCACGGCGGCTTGCACTCGCATTTGTTGCGTCGACAGCAGCATGCTGCAGCTGCCATGCAACGTGAGTCCGCATTTGAAGAGAAACTTTTGCAATTCATGCAAGATGCATTTCCCAAGAAGAGCAAAAAACGTAAGAACCGTGATCCAGATAAGTTATTTTTACTCTCACTCTACGAGGAGATCAAACGAGTGCCCGAAGAGATACGGCTCGACGTTAAGGGGGAGCTCATACAGGTGCTAAAGAAATATCAGAAAAAGCCACCAGTAAAACAGGAAAAATCCCAGTCGCAAACGCATTCGCAATCATCATCGTCGTCGTCGAGCAAACAGAGCTCTTCAACGGCAAATGATAAAATACAACTAGCGCAGCACTCACAATTATCGCACAGCATGTATCAGTTGCAGAAGAAATATGATAAGAATGAAAAGGAAGCTTCACCACAATCGCAGGTGGAACGTGTATCTGCATCGGCAGTTGCACTACATGCGCAACAACAACTACCACATGCGCTATTCCAGCTGCAAAAGAAGTACGATGAGGGCGCCGAAAAGGTACACCAACAGAATGAGCAACGTAAACATGTAGAGAGTAGCCATCAACAGCACAATAGTCATCAGCAGGCGCCGGCGCCTCCCACCGGCGAACAGCACCTACATCATCCACAAATGGCACATAGCATTATGTTCCCATTGCCTCAGATACGCAACGAGCAACCTACAGCACAACAGCATCATCCACACAATCCCCACCAGCAACAGCCGCAACATAATCCACATCAACAACAGACGCAACAACATCATCCGCCCACCATATTCGGCACATCGGCCGCCTCCAGTGCTATGAGCACTGAACGGCCAGCCATGGCGTATGAGAATGTCGGGTGA